The Dyella caseinilytica genome has a window encoding:
- a CDS encoding VOC family protein, protein MFDHVVFGASDYAASKAFFLKALEPIGIVVVSEGPLGIELSADGKSSLCIRRAEEKPSHLHLAFTAENRQQVEAFHRAALDAGAKDNGAPGLRPNYSGRYYAAFVIGPDGHNIEVVYHEPEG, encoded by the coding sequence ATGTTTGATCACGTCGTATTCGGAGCCAGTGACTATGCAGCGAGCAAGGCATTCTTCCTGAAGGCACTCGAACCGATCGGCATAGTCGTAGTCTCGGAGGGGCCGCTCGGCATCGAGCTTAGTGCGGACGGTAAGTCTTCATTGTGCATCCGCCGAGCCGAGGAGAAGCCTTCGCATCTTCACTTGGCGTTTACGGCTGAAAATCGCCAGCAAGTCGAGGCTTTCCATCGAGCGGCTCTGGATGCGGGTGCCAAAGACAATGGTGCACCTGGTCTGCGTCCGAACTACAGCGGGAGATACTATGCCGCTTTTGTCATTGGTCCGGACGGGCACAACATCGAAGTGGTTTACCACGAACCTGAGGGCTGA
- a CDS encoding cupin domain-containing protein, whose protein sequence is MSTRPPFIVSASELPEHSHVYPQSEEAMGPTRSVGRAAGLVRLGINLQRLPPGMRSSWPHAESDEEEFVYVIDGDVDAWIDGELHRMVAGDFAAFPAGTGISHCFINNSTMEALLLVGGEAAKRGNRLIYPLNPSRQTDLSAADWWHDAPLRKLGAHDGLPDQLRNAKRSGDAA, encoded by the coding sequence ATGAGTACACGACCACCATTCATCGTATCGGCCAGTGAGTTGCCAGAGCATAGCCACGTGTATCCGCAAAGCGAGGAGGCCATGGGGCCGACTCGCAGTGTCGGCCGCGCGGCGGGTTTAGTTCGCCTTGGTATTAACTTGCAGCGTCTACCGCCCGGCATGCGGTCTTCATGGCCTCATGCTGAGTCGGATGAGGAGGAGTTCGTTTACGTCATTGACGGTGACGTTGATGCCTGGATCGATGGAGAACTTCATCGCATGGTCGCGGGTGACTTTGCGGCATTTCCGGCTGGCACAGGAATTAGCCACTGCTTTATCAACAACTCGACGATGGAGGCGCTGCTCCTGGTTGGTGGTGAAGCAGCAAAGCGTGGCAACCGCCTTATCTATCCACTGAATCCATCACGTCAAACGGATCTAAGCGCGGCGGATTGGTGGCACGATGCGCCGTTGAGAAAGCTCGGTGCCCATGACGGACTTCCAGACCAACTGCGGAACGCTAAACGCTCGGGCGATGCTGCCTAA
- a CDS encoding DUF1330 domain-containing protein — MAQPLFVLVQFNVKDFPEYFEHYGSLMSAEVAKFGGQFLAASREVDVKEGQSSGNFTAIIRFPSKEAAAAMYESPGYAPLKAKRIDELTDGGNLIFIPGLEAAQLK, encoded by the coding sequence ATGGCACAACCCTTGTTTGTCCTCGTGCAATTCAACGTAAAGGACTTTCCGGAGTACTTCGAGCACTATGGTTCACTGATGAGTGCGGAGGTGGCAAAGTTTGGCGGTCAGTTTCTCGCGGCCTCGCGTGAGGTTGACGTCAAGGAAGGTCAGTCGAGCGGAAATTTCACTGCCATCATTCGGTTTCCTTCCAAGGAGGCGGCTGCCGCCATGTATGAGTCTCCGGGATATGCGCCATTGAAAGCGAAACGCATTGACGAACTTACGGACGGCGGCAACCTGATTTTCATACCGGGCCTTGAGGCAGCACAGCTGAAATAA
- a CDS encoding VOC family protein, whose amino-acid sequence MPAHEKINYVEYPARDLGATKRFFEEAFGWVFVDYGPDYAAFSDQGLDGGFFRSELAARTSQGSALVVFYSQHLEGTLAKVIAAHGEVVKPIFSFPGGRRFHFTEPSGNEFAVWSELEA is encoded by the coding sequence ATGCCGGCACACGAGAAGATTAACTACGTCGAATACCCCGCGCGAGACTTGGGTGCGACGAAGCGATTTTTTGAAGAAGCATTTGGATGGGTCTTTGTGGACTATGGCCCTGATTACGCTGCGTTCTCTGATCAGGGTCTCGATGGTGGCTTCTTTAGGTCTGAGTTGGCCGCACGCACTAGCCAGGGTAGTGCTCTCGTCGTCTTCTACAGCCAGCATCTTGAGGGTACGCTTGCCAAGGTCATCGCTGCTCACGGTGAGGTGGTAAAGCCGATTTTTTCGTTTCCCGGTGGCCGCAGGTTCCACTTCACCGAGCCAAGTGGCAATGAATTTGCGGTTTGGTCCGAGCTTGAGGCCTGA
- a CDS encoding YybH family protein: MNERIDPFVQMLDSYKAAVFAKDVDAFATLYDDDVHIFDMWGAWSLHGIASWRNMAVEWFSSLGSERVIVDVKDAQSTLVGELAIGHAILTYTAVSAEGKELRSLSNRITIGLKRTGESWKVLHEHTSAPIDQRSLKAILQYSGGG, from the coding sequence ATGAATGAACGGATCGACCCATTTGTACAGATGCTCGACTCTTACAAGGCGGCTGTCTTTGCCAAAGACGTTGACGCGTTCGCAACTCTCTATGACGATGATGTGCATATCTTTGACATGTGGGGAGCGTGGTCGCTTCACGGCATCGCGTCGTGGCGAAACATGGCAGTCGAGTGGTTTTCTTCCCTCGGTAGTGAACGCGTTATCGTGGATGTCAAAGATGCTCAATCCACTTTGGTCGGAGAGTTGGCTATTGGGCACGCGATCCTTACATACACTGCGGTGTCAGCGGAGGGAAAAGAGCTACGGTCACTTAGCAACCGCATAACCATAGGGTTAAAGCGCACCGGCGAGTCATGGAAAGTCCTCCACGAACACACGTCCGCACCAATTGATCAACGGTCCTTAAAGGCCATCTTGCAATATTCAGGTGGTGGCTAA
- a CDS encoding HIT family protein produces MKNAPPGYECPFCGIAKTLPSPAPESAVVLVDTNVFALVPTHHYAGIKGNCLVVPRSHYENVLDIPDNLGSDFFRATRRLAHAMRNAFACEGISTRQHNGPAGNQDVWHYHLHVFPRYCNDGLHAGQKVPYTTEGRIELAAILRAALR; encoded by the coding sequence ATGAAGAATGCTCCACCCGGATACGAGTGTCCGTTCTGCGGTATTGCTAAGACGCTTCCATCGCCTGCTCCAGAATCAGCCGTTGTCTTGGTGGATACCAATGTGTTCGCTTTGGTTCCGACTCACCACTACGCTGGAATAAAAGGCAATTGCTTGGTGGTGCCTCGGAGCCACTATGAGAACGTGTTGGATATTCCGGATAACCTTGGCAGTGACTTCTTTCGTGCTACGCGTCGCCTAGCGCATGCTATGCGGAATGCCTTCGCGTGTGAAGGAATATCCACTCGCCAACACAACGGGCCGGCCGGCAATCAAGATGTGTGGCACTACCATCTTCATGTATTTCCTCGCTACTGCAATGACGGGCTGCATGCGGGGCAGAAAGTGCCCTACACGACCGAGGGGCGAATTGAGTTGGCGGCTATTCTCCGGGCTGCGTTGCGGTAG
- a CDS encoding antibiotic biosynthesis monooxygenase family protein, with product MSAELRTNSPGFVVLYRWRLHPGMESSFIEAWARLSDLLRSERGSLGSRLHCGSDGLWYSYAQWPSEQARKDAFSAGSVDPVASVQMERAIAEKYPEITLEPVADFLVAPAHNGT from the coding sequence ATGTCTGCAGAATTGAGAACAAATAGTCCCGGATTCGTGGTTTTGTATAGATGGCGTCTTCATCCAGGCATGGAGTCATCGTTCATCGAAGCTTGGGCACGCTTGTCGGACTTGCTGCGATCGGAAAGAGGCTCGTTAGGTTCTCGCTTGCACTGCGGTAGTGACGGACTTTGGTACAGCTACGCACAGTGGCCAAGCGAACAGGCTCGAAAAGACGCGTTTTCCGCCGGCTCTGTTGATCCCGTTGCCAGCGTGCAGATGGAGCGTGCCATTGCCGAGAAATATCCGGAGATTACTCTGGAGCCTGTGGCAGACTTCTTGGTGGCACCTGCGCACAATGGCACCTGA
- a CDS encoding DUF6624 domain-containing protein — MKYVAYLIVLFAVASATHAQDCGQKLKQELLQRATTDQQVRNALQASPTSKDALDATLKTDADNTAYMRRVLARCGWPKKSVVGPEAAKAAWLLTQHADMDPQYQVLAAQQMKYAVLAKEAEPWDLAVLVDRNRRLNDQPQVYGMQFFSNADGVIEFYDIVTPSQLDHRRKVIGLPPFFCWATRVSKDNKDAPIRWPTGVFFQPTSCEDAP; from the coding sequence ATGAAGTATGTGGCATATCTTATTGTTTTGTTCGCCGTCGCTTCGGCAACGCACGCCCAAGATTGTGGTCAAAAACTAAAGCAGGAACTGCTTCAACGCGCGACAACCGATCAGCAGGTCCGAAACGCTCTGCAGGCATCGCCTACATCAAAAGATGCTCTTGATGCCACGCTAAAAACGGACGCAGACAATACTGCGTACATGCGCCGTGTTCTCGCACGATGCGGTTGGCCCAAGAAGTCTGTCGTTGGACCGGAGGCGGCGAAGGCTGCCTGGCTGCTTACGCAACATGCTGATATGGATCCTCAATACCAAGTCTTGGCGGCCCAACAAATGAAGTACGCTGTCCTCGCCAAAGAGGCTGAACCTTGGGACCTTGCCGTGCTCGTTGACCGCAACCGCAGGCTAAATGATCAACCTCAGGTATATGGCATGCAGTTCTTTTCCAATGCTGACGGAGTAATCGAGTTCTACGACATCGTCACTCCTTCTCAGCTGGATCACCGTAGAAAGGTGATTGGCTTGCCGCCATTCTTTTGTTGGGCTACCCGCGTTTCCAAGGACAACAAAGATGCTCCCATTCGCTGGCCTACTGGGGTCTTTTTTCAGCCCACATCTTGTGAAGATGCGCCCTAA
- a CDS encoding DUF7336 domain-containing protein — protein sequence MEIVFIVQHLNGIAPEQEDIKFIGVYRSADAAHAAIERLKGQPGFRDHPKIIDPEVDDETEGFYLAEHQLDKDNWVEEYGFD from the coding sequence ATGGAAATCGTATTCATTGTCCAGCATTTGAATGGAATAGCTCCCGAGCAAGAGGACATCAAATTTATTGGTGTCTATCGCTCAGCAGATGCTGCTCACGCTGCAATCGAGCGGCTCAAAGGTCAGCCCGGCTTTCGCGACCACCCAAAGATCATTGATCCGGAGGTTGACGACGAAACAGAGGGTTTTTATTTAGCAGAGCATCAACTAGACAAAGACAATTGGGTCGAGGAGTATGGCTTCGACTGA
- a CDS encoding DUF6632 domain-containing protein codes for MDNATRLRYLQFALRAIGLVFIFGVYPLTVVWPSGWSWYVGQSHYLQMIIGIYATLGIFLFLAAKDPTRHISLISFAIWSSVVHGAIMTVQSFSAPENMGHLYGDVLALFVVAAVLAFLCPAAARLSFDGSAA; via the coding sequence ATGGACAACGCGACACGTCTGCGGTATTTGCAATTCGCTCTGCGCGCCATTGGTCTCGTCTTTATCTTCGGTGTCTACCCGCTCACAGTTGTATGGCCTAGTGGTTGGTCGTGGTATGTAGGCCAATCGCACTATCTTCAAATGATTATCGGAATCTATGCCACGCTGGGTATTTTCTTGTTTCTCGCGGCCAAAGATCCCACACGGCACATCAGCCTCATATCTTTTGCAATTTGGTCGAGCGTTGTTCATGGCGCCATCATGACGGTACAGTCATTTAGCGCCCCCGAGAATATGGGCCATCTATACGGCGACGTTTTGGCCCTCTTTGTGGTCGCAGCAGTTCTTGCTTTCCTTTGTCCAGCCGCCGCTCGACTCAGCTTTGACGGCAGTGCGGCCTAA
- the hutU gene encoding urocanate hydratase, which yields MNAPTRIDTTRTIRAPHGTALSCKSWLTEAPYRMLQNNLDPAVAENPAELVVYGGIGRAARNWECFDAILRALRDLNDDETLLVQSGKPVGVFPTHPDAPRVLIANSNLVPAWANWEHFNELDRKGLMMYGQMTAGSWIYIGSQGIVQGTYETFVEMGRQHYNGSLKGKWILTAGLGGMGGAQPLAATLAGACSLNIECQQKSIDFRLKTRYVDEQATDIDDALARIEKYTKAGEAKSIALLGNAADILPELVRRDVKPDAVTDQTSAHDPVNGYLPQGWTVEQWFERRKSDPNGTRDAAKKSMKKHVEAMLAFHAQGIPTFDYGNNIRQMAKDEGCANAFDFPGFVPAFVRPLFCRGVGPFRWVALSGDPEDILKTDAKVKELIPDDPHLHNWLDMAEQRISFQGLPARICWVGLGQRHKLGLAFNEMVRKGELKAPVVIGRDHLDSGSVASPNRETEAMKDGSDAVSDWPLLNAMLNVAGGATWVSLHHGGGVGMGYSQHSGVVIVCDGTEAADKRIARVLWNDPGTGVMRHADAGYDIAVQCAKEQGLKLPMI from the coding sequence ATGAACGCCCCCACCCGCATCGACACCACTCGCACCATCCGCGCCCCGCACGGCACGGCCCTGAGCTGTAAGAGCTGGCTCACCGAAGCGCCTTACCGCATGCTCCAGAACAACCTGGACCCGGCCGTGGCGGAAAACCCCGCGGAGCTGGTGGTGTATGGCGGCATCGGCCGCGCCGCGCGCAACTGGGAGTGCTTCGATGCCATCCTGCGTGCCCTGCGCGATCTCAATGACGATGAAACCCTGCTGGTGCAATCCGGCAAGCCGGTCGGTGTGTTTCCCACCCATCCGGACGCGCCCCGCGTGCTGATCGCCAATTCCAACCTCGTGCCGGCCTGGGCCAACTGGGAACACTTCAACGAGCTCGATCGCAAAGGCCTGATGATGTACGGCCAGATGACGGCCGGTTCCTGGATCTACATCGGCTCTCAGGGCATCGTGCAGGGTACCTACGAAACCTTCGTCGAAATGGGTCGCCAGCATTACAACGGCAGCCTCAAGGGCAAGTGGATTCTTACTGCAGGCCTCGGCGGCATGGGTGGTGCGCAGCCGCTGGCCGCCACGCTCGCCGGCGCCTGTTCACTCAATATCGAATGCCAACAGAAGAGCATCGATTTCCGCCTCAAGACACGTTATGTCGATGAGCAAGCCACCGATATCGATGACGCGCTGGCGCGCATCGAGAAATACACCAAGGCGGGTGAAGCCAAATCCATCGCGCTGCTCGGCAACGCCGCCGACATCCTGCCTGAACTCGTGCGTCGCGACGTGAAGCCCGATGCCGTCACCGACCAGACCAGCGCGCACGATCCGGTCAACGGCTACCTGCCGCAAGGCTGGACGGTGGAACAGTGGTTCGAGCGCCGCAAGAGCGACCCGAACGGCACCCGCGATGCCGCCAAGAAGTCCATGAAGAAGCACGTGGAAGCCATGCTCGCCTTCCACGCGCAGGGCATTCCCACCTTCGACTATGGCAACAACATCCGCCAGATGGCGAAGGATGAAGGTTGCGCCAATGCCTTCGATTTCCCCGGCTTCGTGCCCGCTTTCGTGCGCCCGCTGTTCTGCCGCGGCGTGGGTCCGTTCCGCTGGGTGGCGCTCTCCGGCGATCCGGAAGACATCCTCAAGACTGATGCCAAAGTGAAGGAGCTGATCCCCGACGATCCGCATTTGCACAACTGGCTGGATATGGCCGAACAACGCATCAGCTTCCAGGGCCTGCCGGCGCGCATCTGCTGGGTTGGCCTGGGTCAGCGCCACAAGCTCGGCCTCGCGTTCAATGAAATGGTGCGCAAGGGCGAACTGAAAGCACCAGTCGTCATCGGCCGAGACCATCTCGACTCCGGCTCCGTCGCCAGCCCCAACCGCGAAACCGAAGCGATGAAAGACGGCAGCGACGCCGTATCCGATTGGCCGCTGCTCAACGCCATGCTCAACGTGGCCGGCGGCGCCACCTGGGTCAGCCTGCACCACGGCGGCGGCGTCGGCATGGGCTATAGCCAGCACAGCGGCGTAGTGATCGTGTGCGACGGTACCGAAGCGGCAGACAAGCGCATTGCACGCGTGCTGTGGAACGACCCGGGTACCGGCGTAATGCGTCATGCCGATGCGGGTTATGACATTGCTGTGCAGTGTGCGAAGGAGCAGGGGCTTAAATTGCCGATGATTTGA
- a CDS encoding catalase family peroxidase — protein sequence MNVPSEFPPSAASSDGKAPLSNRSVLLRFALIGAVLLLTVFAFGYVGGWLAPSRLTAQRMINQLQANAGVFPGYRRNHAKGVCVAGYFDSSGQAQTFSAAQVFAPGRTPIVGRFAIPGGNPYAPDGSVPIRSMALRFSQANGQQWRTGMNSMPVFPVATPQAFFEQLQAQQPDPATGKPNPAKIAAFFAAHPETAAFLAWVKTAKPSASFATESYWSLNAFVLVDANGEKHAVRWRMVPENGETATGGSDPNYLDADLTQRLAQGQQRWHLIITLASPGDPTNDATKTWPADRREIDAGTLVLTSTTPQESGACRDINYDPLVLPDGIQASDDPLLPARSAAYATSYLRRTSEEAHLPGTATSQTEAKR from the coding sequence ATGAATGTACCGTCCGAATTCCCTCCTTCCGCCGCATCATCAGATGGCAAGGCTCCCCTCAGTAACCGGAGCGTGTTGCTGCGCTTTGCGCTGATTGGCGCCGTGCTTCTGCTGACTGTGTTCGCCTTTGGCTATGTGGGCGGTTGGCTGGCACCATCGCGGCTCACGGCACAGCGGATGATCAATCAGCTCCAGGCCAACGCGGGTGTGTTTCCGGGTTATCGTCGCAACCACGCCAAAGGCGTATGCGTCGCAGGCTATTTCGACAGCAGTGGCCAGGCACAGACGTTTTCAGCAGCGCAAGTGTTCGCACCCGGCCGCACTCCTATCGTTGGGCGCTTTGCCATTCCCGGCGGTAATCCTTATGCACCCGACGGCAGCGTACCGATCCGCAGCATGGCGTTGCGTTTCAGTCAGGCGAACGGCCAACAATGGCGTACGGGCATGAACAGCATGCCGGTGTTTCCAGTCGCAACACCACAAGCGTTCTTCGAACAATTGCAGGCCCAGCAACCCGACCCGGCGACGGGCAAGCCGAATCCGGCCAAGATTGCTGCCTTCTTTGCTGCGCATCCGGAAACAGCAGCCTTCCTCGCGTGGGTGAAAACGGCGAAACCATCGGCCAGCTTCGCCACGGAAAGCTATTGGAGCTTGAATGCGTTCGTCCTTGTCGACGCGAATGGCGAGAAGCATGCGGTGCGCTGGCGCATGGTGCCGGAGAATGGTGAAACCGCCACTGGCGGCAGCGACCCCAATTACCTGGATGCCGATCTGACGCAACGGCTTGCGCAAGGCCAACAGCGTTGGCACCTGATTATCACGCTGGCTAGTCCCGGCGATCCCACCAACGACGCCACCAAGACATGGCCCGCGGATCGCCGTGAGATCGACGCTGGCACCTTGGTACTCACCAGCACCACGCCACAGGAAAGCGGCGCATGCCGCGATATCAACTACGACCCGCTGGTCTTGCCTGATGGCATTCAAGCCTCGGACGATCCGCTCCTGCCCGCACGCTCAGCCGCCTACGCCACCTCGTATCTGCGCCGCACCAGCGAAGAGGCGCATCTGCCCGGCACCGCTACCAGCCAGACGGAGGCCAAGCGATGA
- a CDS encoding cytochrome b encodes MTRSTTQFVLAARVLHWLMAAMILSMLFIGIGMVASVSERHEWLIHIHKPLGIAILLLAVVRLIVRLRNPPPPLPADLPAIQKFAAHASHWLLYVLMLVIPLVGWAMLSAGGYPVMLSDSLRLPPIFPASAAAFAIFRHAHAWLAMLLFLTFLAHLGAALYHGLIRRDGVLSSMIGTRRR; translated from the coding sequence ATGACACGCTCGACGACACAATTCGTGCTTGCCGCACGCGTGCTGCATTGGCTGATGGCGGCGATGATCCTGTCGATGTTGTTTATCGGCATCGGTATGGTCGCTTCCGTATCCGAACGGCACGAATGGCTGATTCACATTCACAAGCCACTGGGCATCGCGATACTGCTGCTCGCCGTGGTGCGCCTGATCGTGCGCCTGCGCAATCCACCGCCGCCGCTGCCAGCCGATCTGCCCGCCATCCAGAAGTTCGCCGCGCATGCATCGCACTGGCTGCTGTACGTGTTGATGCTGGTGATACCGCTGGTCGGCTGGGCCATGCTATCGGCGGGCGGCTATCCAGTGATGCTCAGTGATTCCCTGCGCCTACCACCGATTTTCCCGGCCAGTGCCGCCGCATTCGCCATTTTTCGGCATGCACACGCATGGCTGGCGATGCTGCTGTTTCTGACCTTTCTCGCACATCTTGGTGCTGCGCTTTATCACGGTTTGATTCGCAGAGATGGCGTGCTGTCCAGCATGATCGGCACAAGACGCAGGTAG
- a CDS encoding tetratricopeptide repeat protein, producing MTFRKKALLAGLAGVLVLGAVYLYLHAGATALSVAPVASAIPAPIHHPVAQARHARPINGIFSEDIPAFASAVRNAEKQSDPLQRCLAYPDPPGSHWTHDAVVAYCHYRFQPTISFGEVKDLIEQGKTAELDRRMDEALHAQMTQPDARGQLDHIFINAFDDGSFATRELLDAWKRGSPNSAYAYAASGYAYVAMAHEQRGGKFARDTSQDKMDAMGRLLRQADADLRHAISLNPRITPVYVAMIHAAGLAFGEGYARQAIALGLRVDPANWSIYAQMMWLMQPQWFGSLETMQRVADAAVKHANQNPLLWIEKNAVAQYQANAGGCDCAPPPQAFNFPSALDELANSRELAVVGRTAADQGAASMAVVYLSEAMRFETKTERLRQQRVAQLALVGERQMAMDEANKLIAEAPKDAGNYQARGYAYVYTGDTRRGVQDLETALAINPDDDEVLGMLGNIYTNQTHEWDKAWDIADRIIRKYPDSPGGWVIRATIQENQPRVGLQDTYQYFLAHFSNDPRMKWQIDHMHELLTQAGSASSAQPISAK from the coding sequence ATGACTTTTCGGAAGAAAGCGCTGCTCGCGGGCTTGGCGGGGGTGTTGGTGTTGGGGGCTGTATATCTTTATCTTCATGCTGGCGCGACAGCGCTTTCCGTTGCACCGGTGGCCTCAGCGATCCCGGCTCCGATTCATCACCCGGTTGCCCAAGCGCGTCATGCCCGCCCCATAAACGGCATCTTTAGCGAGGACATCCCGGCTTTTGCCTCGGCTGTGCGTAATGCAGAAAAGCAGTCCGATCCGCTGCAGCGCTGCCTGGCGTACCCGGATCCACCTGGCAGCCATTGGACACACGATGCCGTTGTCGCGTATTGCCACTATCGCTTCCAGCCGACGATCAGTTTTGGCGAAGTTAAAGACCTCATCGAACAAGGCAAGACAGCCGAGTTGGATCGCCGCATGGATGAGGCGTTGCATGCGCAGATGACGCAGCCTGACGCGCGTGGCCAGCTTGATCACATTTTCATTAATGCTTTCGATGATGGTTCTTTCGCGACTCGCGAGTTGCTTGATGCCTGGAAGCGGGGGTCGCCAAACAGCGCCTATGCCTACGCGGCAAGCGGTTATGCGTACGTAGCCATGGCACATGAACAGCGCGGTGGAAAGTTTGCGCGGGATACGTCGCAAGACAAGATGGATGCGATGGGGCGTCTCCTGCGGCAGGCCGATGCAGATTTACGACACGCGATCAGCTTAAACCCCCGCATTACACCCGTTTACGTCGCAATGATTCACGCGGCGGGTCTCGCGTTTGGGGAGGGGTACGCCAGACAAGCAATCGCTCTCGGGTTGCGTGTTGATCCCGCTAACTGGTCCATTTACGCCCAGATGATGTGGCTGATGCAGCCGCAATGGTTTGGCTCGCTTGAAACCATGCAACGTGTGGCTGATGCCGCCGTAAAGCACGCGAACCAGAATCCGTTGTTGTGGATCGAGAAAAATGCCGTCGCGCAGTATCAAGCCAACGCGGGTGGCTGTGACTGTGCGCCGCCCCCGCAAGCTTTCAACTTCCCCTCAGCGCTAGATGAGTTGGCAAATAGCCGAGAGCTTGCTGTCGTTGGCCGTACGGCGGCTGATCAAGGCGCAGCGTCTATGGCCGTAGTCTATCTTTCCGAGGCTATGCGCTTCGAGACGAAGACAGAGCGACTCCGCCAGCAGCGTGTGGCGCAATTGGCGCTGGTTGGTGAGCGGCAGATGGCAATGGATGAAGCCAATAAACTGATTGCAGAGGCACCCAAGGACGCGGGCAACTACCAAGCACGCGGTTACGCGTACGTTTACACGGGTGACACCCGGCGTGGCGTGCAGGATCTCGAAACCGCGCTCGCCATCAATCCCGACGATGATGAGGTGCTGGGTATGCTCGGCAACATCTATACGAATCAAACGCACGAATGGGATAAAGCTTGGGACATTGCGGATCGTATTATCCGGAAATACCCCGACAGTCCGGGCGGATGGGTGATACGGGCCACCATTCAAGAAAACCAGCCACGTGTAGGTTTGCAAGACACTTACCAGTATTTCTTGGCGCACTTCAGCAATGATCCGCGGATGAAATGGCAGATCGATCATATGCATGAATTGCTGACGCAGGCCGGGTCTGCGTCATCGGCTCAACCCATTAGCGCGAAGTAG
- a CDS encoding S41 family peptidase translates to MKMKVMLALLASLGLALAQAQTAPVSWIQSGAKTGYQVQGTGDPTTAQGAKASVTSSSAQSDMSGVVMAVSDAAPYRGKMVSLQADLSTRNADKGVTIFLAMYGPNGSLGFISSDRVPVLGDVTSAQRQIQIGVPSAATRLSYGVVLHGNGTVDAEHIRLIAAAPIVEVPPQLVLDKAITIVREYAFNTSKVDWATVEPQIRAMAANAKVSQDVYPAIRALLADLDDHHSYFQEPSLAELLSTQGGPQSPSVVELKPNGVGYISMPGYNGKDPQARESFADDMVQAITKLAPQVRCGWVVDLRSNTGGSMAPMLAGLGPLLGGDTLGSFRDAQGRLTAWQVGYGMKGNVPKGPDLSHASVAVLTGEHTASSGEVMAISLRGRANTRSFGAPTAGLTTSSVDFPLPDGSMIILATSIDLDRNGHVYGEKIAPDQPVDASDSKTDAVLNAAEAWLFQTNHCAH, encoded by the coding sequence ATGAAGATGAAGGTGATGTTGGCGTTGCTGGCGAGTCTGGGGCTGGCCTTGGCGCAGGCACAGACAGCGCCCGTGTCTTGGATACAAAGCGGTGCAAAGACCGGCTACCAGGTTCAGGGCACCGGTGATCCGACCACTGCGCAAGGCGCCAAAGCCAGTGTTACGTCGAGCAGCGCGCAGAGCGACATGTCCGGCGTAGTCATGGCGGTGAGCGATGCTGCGCCTTACCGTGGAAAAATGGTTTCACTGCAGGCTGATTTGTCGACGCGCAATGCCGATAAAGGCGTGACGATTTTCCTGGCGATGTACGGGCCGAATGGATCGTTGGGCTTCATCAGTTCCGACCGGGTTCCCGTGCTGGGCGATGTCACATCGGCACAACGCCAGATTCAGATCGGCGTGCCCAGTGCTGCCACACGCTTGAGCTATGGCGTGGTGCTGCATGGCAACGGCACGGTGGACGCTGAGCACATACGCCTGATTGCCGCGGCGCCGATTGTGGAAGTGCCGCCGCAACTCGTGCTGGACAAGGCGATCACCATCGTTCGTGAGTATGCGTTCAACACGAGCAAGGTCGATTGGGCGACGGTTGAGCCGCAAATCCGGGCCATGGCGGCGAATGCAAAGGTGTCACAGGATGTCTACCCGGCAATTCGCGCGTTGCTTGCCGATCTTGACGACCATCACAGCTACTTCCAGGAGCCATCGCTTGCCGAGTTGCTCAGCACACAAGGCGGCCCGCAATCGCCTTCCGTTGTGGAACTGAAGCCAAACGGGGTGGGTTATATATCGATGCCCGGATACAACGGAAAAGATCCGCAGGCGCGCGAATCTTTTGCAGACGACATGGTGCAGGCCATCACCAAGCTGGCACCGCAAGTTCGCTGTGGCTGGGTGGTGGATCTTCGATCCAATACGGGTGGAAGCATGGCCCCCATGCTGGCTGGATTGGGGCCGCTACTGGGTGGCGATACGCTGGGCAGCTTTCGCGACGCGCAGGGTCGACTGACCGCGTGGCAGGTGGGTTACGGCATGAAGGGCAATGTCCCGAAGGGACCGGATCTCAGCCATGCAAGCGTGGCGGTGCTCACCGGCGAGCATACGGCCAGCTCCGGCGAAGTCATGGCCATTTCGCTTCGAGGGCGTGCCAATACGCGTTCGTTTGGCGCGCCGACCGCTGGCCTCACGACGTCGAGTGTGGATTTCCCGTTGCCGGATGGAAGCATGATCATCCTGGCAACATCCATTGATCTTGACCGCAACGGTCATGTCTATGGCGAAAAGATTGCACCGGACCAACCTGTCGACGCCTCCGATTCGAAAACCGATGCGGTGCTGAATGCGGCAGAAGCATGGTTGTTCCAGACAAACCACTGCGCACATTGA